Proteins co-encoded in one Flavivirga eckloniae genomic window:
- a CDS encoding peptidylprolyl isomerase gives MKLRYRLTLILIALILGVEAQSVQKDVLFYVDDEPVYTSEFLRVYNKNLDLVQDESQKDVDEYLTLFTNYKLKLKEAKALELHNKSSYKRELSNYKKQLAKSYMTDAKVSEAMVKEAYERISYDIKANHILVKVGENASPEDTLAAYNDIVKLRNRTLSEGFEIVRKEVHNGRTVFGEELGYFSGFRMVYKFETAAFNTNVGDISQPFRTRFGYHIVNVLDKRKSRGERTVAHIMVVEKKGDTLAEKPEVRIQDIYKKINQGEDFEALAKQFSDDRSSASKGGVLKSFSSGQLGSPEFEEVAFGLEEVDAISEPFKTQYGWHIAKLIAKKPVREFDAVKGELEQKIKRDDRSKLIDEALYASLKKKYNIGDQPALKYFESILNDDYFKTIWKLPNEFTGDEPLVKIGKKQFLYKDFGNYLLKSQRRRGASGSIQLLVSKKYEEFLNSNLVRYHEDNLETENEEFAHIVDEYRDGLLLFDLMETTIWNAAKTDSTGIQDYYKTHKSDYVLPKRVDAVVASSAKQKTLKKVSKLLKQGMAIDQIKALINSNDKIDVIFTSDIMDAEHQALPKSFQFKEGVSKTYKHNDAFVVVQVKDILQEKEQTFEEAKGAVISDYQSYKEENWLKDLGDKYKIQINQDALKNIKKQIKK, from the coding sequence TATTAATCGCTTTAATATTAGGTGTTGAAGCGCAATCCGTACAAAAAGATGTCCTTTTTTACGTTGATGATGAACCTGTTTATACATCAGAATTTTTAAGAGTTTACAACAAAAACCTTGATTTAGTTCAAGACGAATCCCAAAAAGATGTTGATGAGTATTTAACACTTTTTACCAATTACAAATTAAAATTAAAAGAAGCCAAAGCACTAGAGCTTCATAATAAATCATCGTATAAACGAGAGCTTTCCAATTATAAAAAACAACTAGCAAAAAGTTATATGACAGATGCTAAGGTTTCTGAAGCTATGGTTAAGGAAGCTTACGAACGTATTTCTTACGATATAAAAGCCAATCATATTTTGGTTAAAGTTGGCGAAAACGCTAGTCCGGAAGATACACTTGCTGCTTATAATGATATTGTAAAGCTAAGAAATAGAACCTTAAGCGAAGGGTTTGAAATCGTTAGGAAAGAAGTACACAATGGAAGAACGGTTTTTGGCGAAGAGTTAGGTTATTTTTCTGGTTTTAGAATGGTTTATAAGTTTGAAACAGCTGCTTTTAATACCAATGTAGGTGACATATCGCAACCTTTTAGAACACGTTTTGGATACCATATAGTTAATGTTTTAGATAAACGTAAATCCAGAGGAGAGCGTACTGTAGCCCATATTATGGTGGTTGAGAAAAAAGGCGATACTTTAGCCGAGAAACCAGAAGTTAGAATTCAGGATATTTATAAAAAGATTAATCAAGGAGAAGACTTTGAGGCTTTGGCTAAACAGTTTTCCGACGATAGAAGTTCGGCTTCAAAAGGCGGGGTGTTAAAGTCGTTTTCTAGCGGACAATTAGGTTCGCCAGAATTCGAAGAGGTTGCTTTTGGTTTAGAAGAGGTAGATGCTATATCCGAGCCATTTAAAACACAATATGGTTGGCATATTGCAAAACTAATCGCGAAAAAACCTGTACGTGAGTTTGATGCTGTTAAAGGAGAATTAGAGCAGAAAATAAAACGAGACGACCGTTCTAAATTAATAGATGAAGCATTATATGCATCCTTAAAAAAGAAATACAATATAGGTGATCAACCCGCATTAAAGTATTTCGAATCTATACTTAACGATGATTATTTTAAAACTATATGGAAATTACCTAACGAGTTTACTGGCGATGAACCATTAGTTAAAATTGGCAAGAAACAGTTTTTATATAAGGATTTTGGTAATTATTTATTAAAGTCGCAACGTAGAAGAGGTGCAAGCGGATCAATTCAACTATTAGTTTCAAAGAAATACGAAGAGTTTTTAAATAGTAATTTGGTTAGATATCATGAAGACAATTTAGAAACCGAAAACGAAGAGTTTGCTCATATTGTTGATGAGTACAGAGATGGTCTGTTGTTATTCGATTTAATGGAAACTACTATTTGGAATGCTGCTAAAACAGATTCTACAGGAATTCAGGATTATTATAAAACGCATAAAAGTGATTACGTGTTGCCTAAGCGTGTTGATGCCGTGGTGGCATCTTCTGCAAAGCAGAAAACCCTAAAAAAAGTATCTAAATTACTAAAACAGGGTATGGCAATCGATCAAATTAAGGCACTTATTAATAGTAATGATAAGATAGACGTGATATTTACATCAGATATTATGGATGCCGAGCATCAAGCCCTTCCTAAATCGTTCCAATTTAAAGAAGGTGTTTCAAAAACATATAAACATAATGATGCTTTTGTAGTTGTTCAGGTTAAAGACATATTACAAGAAAAAGAGCAGACTTTCGAAGAGGCTAAAGGCGCTGTTATTAGCGATTATCAATCTTATAAGGAAGAAAATTGGTTAAAGGATTTAGGGGACAAATATAAAATACAAATTAATCAAGACGCATTAAAAAACATAAAGAAACAAATTAAAAAGTAG